The Oryza brachyantha chromosome 6, ObraRS2, whole genome shotgun sequence region CCCACATTGAGCTATAGCCACAATCATATTTCCAACCTAAGCTCCTTGACAGCACCATCATCTCCACTTGGAGCTTTATTCACTATCATCATTTCTGCTTCAGTTAGATCACATATACTGGTAATATCACCACATCAATTTCCTTTTTGCAGTTGCCTCCACGTTGAGCTTTTAGTTACAACCACTTCTGTTCTGAATCATAATAATTATCTCTACTTTGAGCAGCCACACTAGGGAATCAACTCCTTGCTAGAGCTCCACCGTTGCTCCTCTAGAGGCATCTCTCTatcccaaaaaatattaacttaTGAGAACATATTTGGATAATCGAGTGTCTGATTCATCATATaggttattttttaaggaGTGAGTACATCCTGACTGTCTTTTCTCACCGAACCATCTAATGAATTGATTGCCATCATGCTCAACAAACTGCCTCCAAAAGTTTGCCATTGCTTGGTGTACTCTACAATGTCACCTACCTACATTGATTTCACTGTCTCAAGATCTGGTCCATTTGATTGTTGATTTGGGCACTCGTTGCTAAGCaaacagaaaaggaaaaaaaatatttcgtgTAGTTATTGATTGCATTAATGTATACAACTAGACTACTAAATAACACGATTCTATGAATACTAGCTTATTCAAGAATATATTAAATGTGACTACATaggataaatttagactttaTAACGTACAATAATTATGTGATAAAATAACACTAGCATTTCCCACTAGAACTAAGAAGTTTTCCGCATTCTAAACAAGTCTGATAATAAACCGGTATGAATTCCATTATGATTTATGATCAATTACTACTTaccattttttgaaaataaaccaTACTGCCGATTGGTATAGCACTTGCATTCTTCGTGCCAGAAAAAATAGTCGTATCGAGGATTCTCACAAACTAGTACTTTAtccgttttaaaaaaaactcaacccAAAATAGTTGTGATCCTTTCGAACACAATGAATCTAGCCAACCCTATATCTAAATTCACTGTAATCACGTCTCCTTtagtttgagtttttttaaaaataaaaggagtaATAACTCAAGTGAAAATGGCCGATCTCATCCTAGGGCCGTGTTCGTTGCCTCcaacaagttaacttatcccgctcgttttccgcgcacatgttttctgaactgctaaacgatatattaaTCTTGCGCACacgttttgcaaaaaatttctatagaaaagttgttttaaaaaatcatattaatctattttatatttttaataattaataattaattaatcatgtactaatctattgctacatTTTCTGTaccagggataagttaacttaccttaCCCATGTCGAACGCGGCTTAGGCTATTTTCAgtttgcaaaataattttgtaaaaacatcacatcgataCGTACGAtcatacatttaaagtattaaacgtaatctaattaaaaaattcagattcCACCTGGAAActacaagacgaatcttttgcgtctaattaatccgtcattagcacatattggttactgcagcacttatgactaatcacgtattaattagactcaaaagattcgtctcacaatttctcccataactgtataattagttctaatattcatatatgtttaatgttttatttgaatgTATAGAAATTTAACGTGATAGAAAAAGTTTGCCCCCTCCCAAGTCCCACCGTTGCCGCCACAGCAGTCCCACTTCGAAACTTCGCGCTCGGCTCCGCTGCGCCCCCGCGCCACCCCATCACACCGCCAGGTGGGCCCATCCTCCAAACCGACCGAGCCGCACCAGCGCGCGGTGTGGCGGAAGcgcttttgaaaaaagacCGCCGCGCCCAATTCCCAAACCCCGTAGATCTCCGCAAAAAAACAGAAGCGCGCCGCGCATAAATCATTTCTCCCTCCCTCGCTCGCTCCCCAACCAAATCCATCCCGCCCGCTCCCCCCCAAACCCTCCCcgcgccatggccgcggcTGCGACCCCCtcttcctccgcctccgccgccgcttccgatgctgctcccccgccgcctccgccgcccgcgccccaGCCGCCTGCCCCTTATATGCCGCCGCGGTTGGTGGTGGACGGCGCGGGGGGTGGcggcctcggcgtcggcgtcgggaaGGGGAAGCCATGCCGGCACCACGCGTACAGCCGCAAGCAGAAGTCGCTCGGCCTCCTCTGCACCAAGTACGGatttggtctttttttttttggttttgggttTAGCCGCCAGCTTCTCGAGGGTTTTTGTTTGCTGATTTTGGTTTTGTGCGTAGCTTCGTGGCACTGTACGACCGGGAGGACGTGGAGTCGGTGGGGCTGGAcgacgcggcgaggcggcTGGGCGTCGAGAGGCGCCGGATCTACGACATCGTCAACGTGCTCGAGAGCATCGGGGTTAGGATTTGATCCCCTCGTCTCCTTTTGCTTGGACTGCGCGATCCTGTTTCGACCAGCTGCATGCACGGGCCGCATGGCATCGATTTGCAGCATTTGCTACTTGTTCTTCTGTTCTTTAATTCGCTAGACATCGCTTGGCCATCTTGCAGATGCTCGTGAGGAGGGCCAAGAATCGGTATACATGGATTGGCTTCGGCGGAGTCCCTGCGGCGCTCGCGGAACTCAAGGTTTGGATATTCTGTTCTACCCATTGTGTCATTGTATGCTTCTCGAGGCGTAATTACATCAAAATTTCAATGTGTTTATTGATTTTGCACCCACCATTTTGTTACTTCGGTTTGGTTCAGGAGAGGGCACTGAGGGGGGTATCCAGCGCGGCTTCACTATCACTGGATGAAACATCTGCTGCTAATGTAAGACTtgttatcattttctttttgctagCCCCTGGTAGTTTTGCAAATcgagaaaaataattagctCTTCTACTGGCAATAGTGACACCTTTTGTGTTTGTGAATTTTGATTTAAAAGGTCTCGGATGATGAAGAGGATGACAAGTTAGATGATGCCGATGGGGATGCGGATAGCGAGAAGCTCAGCCAGTCCATCGACACTCATTCTGATAAGCCCCCCTGCAAGATTCGATCCGGTATAGCTGGTTTGTCACTTTATTGCCATCTTGCTATGCAAGGTGGAACATGTGGTTTGTATTGACTGTGTCCTGTGTTTTCAGATCATAGGAAGGAGAAGTCTCTTGGCCTCCTCACTCAGAATTTCGTTAAGCTCTTCCTCACCATGGAGGTAAACAACACTGTATTTGTTCCTCAACTGTTCGATTCGGTTGGATGACCTTTGCGGTTAATTTTAGCTGAATTT contains the following coding sequences:
- the LOC102707682 gene encoding E2F transcription factor-like E2FE; protein product: MAAAATPSSSASAAASDAAPPPPPPPAPQPPAPYMPPRLVVDGAGGGGLGVGVGKGKPCRHHAYSRKQKSLGLLCTNFVALYDREDVESVGLDDAARRLGVERRRIYDIVNVLESIGMLVRRAKNRYTWIGFGGVPAALAELKERALRGVSSAASLSLDETSAANVSDDEEDDKLDDADGDADSEKLSQSIDTHSDKPPCKIRSDHRKEKSLGLLTQNFVKLFLTMEIETITLDESAKRLLGEGHAESNMRTKVRRLYDIANVLSSLNLIEKTQQLDSRKPAFRWLGRPKRNEGTGVTVALPPTKIMLPNKRAFGTDLTNIDNKRGKLESTTENKGKLAQDGGNIFKNFQTQVTQPGQGNRSDFVYGPFHPAGARKQEHDNRNVQERERKSIQDWENLASSFRPQYQNQALNDLFGHYVEAWKSWYSDLTRSRAS